Proteins encoded within one genomic window of Cydia pomonella isolate Wapato2018A chromosome 12, ilCydPomo1, whole genome shotgun sequence:
- the LOC133523594 gene encoding uncharacterized protein LOC133523594, giving the protein MRWFTSTSLLLALAIASTTAEWSWGGDAKDKDAKPEEKPTELLEGEEAPDADKKSSDSAGTVLDDIVDELVNNRQQQGRSLGGFDDVYSDPTIKEALDSGDDAEARNLIKGRLCTLGLIQCDEQETQEKRYLSPDELIYAQPVDIKPIGKPIASIPIRGPPRAYGPAKPIPHYSSRPQKIPPKRVGYGGPPNVRPGFSEKYGQVSGSNFQFSQSNGLYGGSEGNYVTRPPTYANESPYNFENTKPHYNKVPPTQTNTKTDVVQQHVHHHYVHSDGDKDPKVIIKPVAIPVGSVGHLGAQSLSQQQTDIITAGGGDYSGFSSGGFKPMTDSFSNKPVYETDTIYGSQYGHSNANKGNSFLSQSLPNQYSNTDFDAQKYGNSLGAFSSHNNEFYKKELHVGSGNNLYQQGPATFGQGNSYQENYHEAKAQGFECVCVNYDQCPSQEIIGRRDDLYLPIDPRNKGSEIVALTDEQIDNITKADASETNTEITTTESSVKKVSKRETKNEKEDKIEKEAEPRQGYFGNRPQVQQCRPNQVCCRKPFRPQAANRGQCGIRHSQGINGRIKTPSYVDGDSEFGEYPWQVAILKKDPKESVYVCGGTLIDGSHIMTAAHCVKSYKGFELRVRLGEWDVNHDVEFFPYVERDVLSVHVHPMYYAGTLDNDLAILKLEQPVDWTKYPQISPACLPDKYTDYAGQRCWTTGWGKDAFGDNGKYQNILKEVDVPILPHGVCQNQLRQTRLGYNYELNHGFLCAGGEEGKDACKGDGGGPLVCEHGGTWQLVGVVSWGIGCGQPGVPGVYVKVAHYLDWISQITGKFSPY; this is encoded by the exons ATGCGGTGGTTTACGTCAACGAGTCTTTTACTAGCATTAGCTATAGCCAGCACGACAGCTGAATGGTCATGGGGTGGTGATGCTAAAGATAAGGATGCAAAACCTGAAGAAAAACCGACTGAATTACTTGAAGGTGAAGAAGCTCCCGATGCTGACAAGAAAAGCTCTGACTCCGCTGGCACGGTGCTGGACGATATCGTGGACGAGCTGGTCAACAACAGGCAGCAACAAGGCAGGAGTCTTGGTGGATTCGACGATGTTTACAGCGATCCAACTATTAAGGAAGCGTTGGACTCTGGAGATGATGCTGAAGCAAGAAATCTGATCAAAGGCCGTCTCTGCACTCTGGGGCTTATTCAA TGTGATGAACAAGAAACCCAAGAAAAGCGCTATCTGTCACCGGATGAATTGATTTATGCCCAACCAGTTGACATCAAGCCTATTGGCAAACCGATTGCTTCCATCCCGATCCGTGGACCTCCCCGAGCATACGGACCTGCCAAACCCATACCACATTACTCATCGCGCCCTCAAAAGATCCCACCAAAGCGAGTCGGATACGGAGGACCGCCCAATGTGCGGCCTGGATTCTCTGAAAAGTACGGACAGGTATCCGGTAGCAATTTCCAGTTCTCACAAAGCAATGGGTTGTACGGTGGTAGCGAAGGCAACTATGTAACGAGACCGCCGACTTACGCCAACGAAAGCCCATACAACTTCGAAAACACCAAACCGCATTACAACAAAGTCCCACCTACGCAAACCAACACAAAAACCGATGTTGTACAACAACATGTCCACCATCATTACGTACACAGTGACGGCGACAAAGACCCTAAAGTGATAATCAAGCCTGTTGCCATACCGGTTGGGTCCGTAGGTCACCTGGGCGCTCAATCTCTCTCCCAGCAACAGACCGATATAATAACAGCGGGTGGTGGCGATTACAGCGGATTTAGCTCTGGTGGCTTCAAACCTATGACCGATAGTTTCTCAAACAAACCAGTGTATGAAACCGACACAATATATGGCTCTCAATACGGTCACAGCAATGCTAACAAAGGAAACAGCTTTTTATCTCAGTCTTTGCCGAACCAATACTCCAACACTGATTTTGATGCCCAGAAATACGGCAACAGCTTAGGCGCATTTTCCTCTCACAACAACGAATTTTATAAGAAGGAACTGCACGTAGGATCTGGTAATAATTTATACCAACAAGGTCCAGCCACTTTTGGACAGGGTAACTCTTATCAGGAGAACTACCATGAAGCCAAAGCTCAAGGATTTGAATGTGTCTGTGTCAACTACGACCAATGTCCCAGCCAAGAGATCATTGGCCGCAGAGATGATCTATACCTGCCAATCGATCCTCGTAACAAAGGCAGTGAAATAGTTGCTCTTACTGACGAACAAATAGACAACATCACCAAGGCTGACGCTTCAGAAACTAATACTGAAATAACTACGACAGAATCCAGCGTCAAGAAAGTAAGCAAGCGTGAAACCAAGAACGAGAAAGAAGACAAAATCGAGAAGGAAGCTGAACCG CGTCAAGGATATTTCGGAAACCGACCTCAAGTACAACAATGCAGACCTAATCAAGTTTGCTGCCGGAAACCATTCAGACCTCAAGCTGCCAACCGCGGTCAATGTGGCATCAGGCATTCCCAAGGCATCAATGGAAGAATCAAGACTCCGTCATACGTAGATGGAGACAGTGAATTTGGAGAATACCCGTGGCAAGTGGCTATCCTAAAGAAGGATCCTAAAGAATCTGTGTACGTTTGCGGCGGAACTTTGATTGACGGATCCCACATCATGACTGCTGCTCACTGCGTTAAATC ATACAAAGGCTTCGAGCTTCGAGTGCGCCTTGGTGAATGGGATGTTAACCATGACGTCGAATTCTTCCCTTACGTTGAGAGAGATGTACTCTCCGTCCATGTGCACCCAATGTACTACGCCGGTACCTTAGACAATGATCTCGCTATCCTCAAGCTGGAGCAGCCCGTCGATTGGACTAAATACCCGCAAATCAGCCCCGCTTGCCTCCCTGACAAGTACACTGACTATGCCGGCCAGAGATGCTGGACTACTGGTTGGGGCAAGGACGCTTTCGGAGACAACGGAAAATACCAGAACATACTGAAGGAGGTCGATGTTCCGATTCTACCCCACGGTGTTTGCCAGAATCAGCTTAGGCAGACGAGATTGGGCTACAACTACGAATTGAACCACGGGTTCTTGTGCGCCGGTGGTGAAGAGGGCAAGGATGCGTGCAAAGGTGATGGTGGCGGCCCGCTGGTGTGCGAGCACGGTGGCACTTGGCAACTGGTCGGAGTCGTGTCGTGGGGTATCGGTTGCGGCCAGCCCGGCGTACCTGGCGTCTACGTGAAAGTCGCTCACTATCTAGACTGGATCTCACAGATCACGGGAAAGTTTTCCCCTTACTAA
- the LOC133523595 gene encoding uncharacterized protein LOC133523595, with translation MLLQRLIGLAGYGGNGGQSNKQVQPTFGVSFGLPQPSHGGYPINPFNSNPLQNPYGPALNSGGLNLGLVSVNPLLAVQVTKNDYGEKIVKPFVNLHVTPNEHVVNKIGTLFHEKKQYLLNKHEHYHHYNPHHHEYYHHKPALHYGLHIPHGLHYEPHGPQYGPHGPPYEPHFPHPPHNTFGPTYSPHYGYAEAGYFKQNQFNAPPTVAAGDDDYYDDDNINHNEGADFHNPYENGYDSYGFGRTANASVDRMQGKYAGRYGYSRSLSLPNGPGANRGSQKVRFPENRKKREVTVEQSKSERIEEVTHPHSSSSL, from the coding sequence ATGTTACTGCAGCGCCTCATTGGACTGGCCGGCTACGGCGGCAATGGCGGCCAAAGCAACAAACAAGTGCAGCCCACGTTTGGTGTTTCTTTTGGGTTGCCCCAGCCTTCCCATGGTGGTTACCCCATCAATCCTTTCAACTCAAATCCTCTCCAGAACCCCTATGGTCCAGCTTTAAATAGCGGCGGTCTTAACCTAGGCCTCGTTTCTGTTAATCCGTTGCTAGCCGTACAAGTAACCAAAAATGATTACGGTGAAAAGATAGTTAAACCCTTTGTTAATTTACACGTAACACCGAATGAACATGTTGTCAATAAAATTGGCACTTTGTTCCATGagaaaaaacaatatttgttaaataagcACGAACATTATCACCATTACAATCCTCACCATCATGAGTATTATCACCATAAACCTGCACTGCACTATGGTCTCCATATACCACACGGACTCCATTACGAGCCGCATGGACCCCAATACGGACCGCACGGACCTCCATACGAACCTCATTTCCCGCACCCGCCGCATAATACCTTCGGGCCAACCTATTCTCCCCACTATGGTTATGCTGAGGCcggttattttaaacaaaatcaaTTTAATGCTCCGCCTACAGTGGCAGCTGGTGATGATGACTATTATGATGACGACAATATTAATCATAACGAAGGGGCTGACTTTCATAATCCCTATGAAAATGGATATGACAGTTACGGGTTCGGCAGAACCGCCAATGCTAGTGTTGATAGAATGCAAGGAAAATATGCAGGTCGCTATGGATACTCTCGTTCCCTTTCCCTTCCTAACGGTCCTGGGGCAAACCGGGGAAGCCAAAAGGTCCGATTTCCTGAGAATAGAAAGAAGAGGGAAGTCACAGTTGAGCAATCTAAAAGCGAAAGAATCGAAGAGGTAACCCATCCTCATTCCTCCTCCAGTTTATAA